One Tachysurus vachellii isolate PV-2020 chromosome 18, HZAU_Pvac_v1, whole genome shotgun sequence DNA segment encodes these proteins:
- the LOC132861076 gene encoding voltage-dependent calcium channel gamma-5 subunit-like encodes MSVCGRKALTLLSSVFAVCGLSLLGIAVSTDYWLYLEEGIILPFNQSTSIHTYLHSGLWRLCFLTGEEMGRCFTIEYVMPMSVQLTSESTVSVLKLIRTATPFPLVSLFFMFIGFVLSNLGHVHPHRTVLAFASGIFFILSGLSLVVGLVLYISSINDEMLNRSKSNEAYFSYRYGWSFAFAAVSFLLTESAGVMSVYLFTKRYTAEDLYRPHTSCYRPRLSNCSDHSTQFLQRRHSPSDISSEASLQMNSSYPALLKSPEYEQVSSSLC; translated from the exons AGTGTGTGGCCTGAGCCTGCTGGGCATAGCTGTTAGCACTGATTACTGGCTCTACCTAGAAGAGGGCATCATCCTTCCCTTCAACCAGAGCACCAGCATCCACACATACCTCCATTCTGGCCTGTGGAGGCTCTGCTTTCTGACAG GAGAGGAGATGGGCCGCTGCTTCACTATAGAGTATGTAATGCCTATGAGTGTGCAACTGACCAGTGAATCGACAGTCAGTGTCCTGA AGTTGATTCGCACAGCCACCCCCTTCCCTCTGGTCAGCCTCTTCTTCATGTTCATCGGCTTTGTGCTCAGTAACCTCGGACACGTTCACCCTCATCGCACCGTACTGGCCTTCGCTTCGGGAATCTTCTTCATCCTCTCAG GACTTTCTCTGGTGGTGGGTCTCGTTCTTTACATCTCCAGCATCAATGACGAGATGCTGAATAGAAGTAAAAGTAATGAGGCCTATTTTAGCTACAGATATGGCTGGTCCTTTGCATTTGCTGCAGTCTCTTTTCTACTGACAGAG AGTGCAGGCGTCATGTCAGTCTACCTGTTCACTAAGCGCTACACAGCTGAGGACCTGTACAGGCCGCACACGAGCTGCTACCGGCCGCGTCTCAGCAACTGCTCCGATCACTCCACCCAGTTCCTGCAGCGGCGGCACAGTCCCTCAGACATCTCCAGTGAGGCCTCTCTCCAAATGAACAGCAGCTACCCAGCCCTGCTCAAGAGCCCTGAGTATGAACAAGTCTCCTCCTCACTCTGCTGA